Sequence from the Mytilus galloprovincialis chromosome 10, xbMytGall1.hap1.1, whole genome shotgun sequence genome:
atttaaaaatgctaataactcgAAACAATATAAAAACATTACTAAAGTTCAAGTTCAGggtttttactttaaaatataaccATGAAGATTAAGGCATATTTTATCATAACACAATTGTTCCAGGATTTCACTggaatcttcatttttttttataattgctaTCAAATTGTATATTTCAAAATACAACAAGCACCACTAATATACTATTTAATGCTGGCAGTTAAtctaatattaaaatatacatgAATCACCCACCCTTCTTTTGAACTatttacatttgtaaaataaatgaatgGAAGACTAGATTTTTTAGGTAAACCATATAggaaataatttataaaactcATTAATATTTAGCATTCGTTGGACTTCAAGAGTATAGGTTACAtcagtaaaaaaacattttcagtaaaaaaatatgaaagtcaTAAGTGTTTTAGTAAATATTTaatctataatatataagattGTGAAAATTAATCCAAATATGGTTTGAACAATAAATTATTTGGTTTAGAGTATGTTATTTGATAAACTTTAgataatttatgatttttgaatgtTCAAGGAATCAGAATGAAGCCGATTATATCTTCTCCTTTTAATATAGGGTACATCAAACCTTTGTAAAGCTAATCACAACCATTTCAATGTATGACTTAAGCTATATTATCAGACAAGAAATGAGGTAATTAAGCTATCTACTACAGCTAACATGTAACTTTGGACGGTTGACATGTTGAAACATTAACATTCTTAAAACACATgacttaaaataaaagatttaaacaatactGAAACTATTTGAGGATGTATCTATGCTGACTTGTTGGTCCTTATGCACATCAGTTCAGATATTAAAATCAATTCAATGAAATGATCAGAtctataagaaaaacaaaattacagGACACAACTGTCATTTATTACTTTATTCAAGACATCTCCGTTATAATTTTTCTTTAATTAGCAAAGATGTCCCCCATAGGAATccagatatttttacattgtattgATTGATACAAGAACTCCTCTCCCTGTCCTTGTTCTGGGTCTGTCCAATCTCTGGCCAGTCCATAATTCACCCAGGTCCTCTTTACATTCTCAGCAGACATATATTCCACAAATTTGGACCCTTCTGTCGTTCCGAAGTACCACATGGACTGGATATCCTGATGCTCAGCCAGATATTTGGTCAGGTGGTTACGATCTCCTGTCAGTATGTTGACCACACCTCCTGGAAGGTCAGATGTGTCAAATACctgtaataaaataaacaattccaATATTACAAGTATGATAGAGACCATTAACAAGGAACTTTTAAAAGGAGTGTTTCGGTGGTTTAACTTGGGAGATAAGGATCAtccatttgattttttgttgtacAAATTATGGTATAAAAAAAGTCTAATATAGGGGATGAACTGGAAGACCAAAATCATTGCTTGTCCCATTTATCAGTTTTATATCTAATACTTTTCAGTGAAGCAGTAAAGTCTGTTATAAAAATGGCTAACAGTTTAATGCTCAGTTTCTTTCttggttattttattttgtcagagattttttatttcatgtacacACATCCCATATTGTTTTCATACATAGATTTCATATGCAAACCATTTGAATACAGGTATTGAAAAGGACTTCTTTCTAATATAATTATTGAATTATTGCTtcatttttgacactttttgtcATGAAATCAGAAGTACATGGCACCAGAAACCAAAGCAGCCGTCCTACCTGGTAGAGATCTAAAGCTGACAATGGGTATTTCTCACTTGGTACAACAACAATGACATTCCCTCTTATGACAGCCGGAGCAAAGAGTGACACAAACCCTAACAAGGGATATTCATCTGGACAGGCAATACCAATCACACCCATAGGTTCATGGACTTTTACTGTACAACCATACAATGTAGTCTCCtgtaaaaatagaacacaggaaATGTTATAAATTGGTGTGCTTCTAAAACAAAGATCTGATTATCTTTCGTAATGAGTAATCGCACTAGTACTTGACTACTGATTCAGAAACTTAACAAGTTTTCTCTATTTGTGCACCTTGTTAGACCCACCCCACAAAAAATAGTCTTTTGtctattcatatctttttttCAAGTTGTATGTTAATTTTTTCTTAAACAGTGTATTGCTTGCTAATTTAGAATTTGAATACAACATCAAATTACATTTCCATTTGTATATCAAGAAATTATGACATAACAACCATGTATAATAAAGAGTTGCAATAAGAATACAATGGATTCATGACAGTTAGACATTTGGTACTTGTATAAAGGATATGTGTCGGAGAGACACCAACCTGCACAGTGCCTCCATATTTATCGCAGTATGCTCCCCAGTGGAACAATCTTTGTACTGACAGGTCCACCTCAGTCTTACAATCATCCATGGACCTTCCTGTCATCTGATGTATCCTGTTGGCCACTTCATCTCGTCGTAACTCAAGGTTCTCAGCCATGTAGTAAACTATCTGTGCTCTGTTGTGAGCTGCTCTCTTTCCCCAGctgtttaaaattataatttaaatttagatAACATCTAACATATAACAAAGCTACTGTAGGATTTATAACAAAAACTTACTCCAATCATCAATGGCTTATTTCCTTTAAGATGGATCCATGAATCTTTGAAGTGTTTTGGCATTCACATTTTTAGTGCTTAAGACTTAATTTTACATTTGAGGGTACAAAACATTGATTGTgtgtatattttcttttgttggtAAGCTCTATTGAAGAAATATTTTGTGTCTACTATTACTGAATACTATTTTCAGTAAAGTGACCGTATGAGCTTGCCTAAAATAATACCACCAGGACCAGCCAGAGGGAATACTTTATGTACCAGATATAAGGCATCAAAATACCAAGTCACTACAGAGATTACACAACCTTCTTGAAAAGGTGTGTTACAGTATGATTTGGTGGGCTTACTATAAGGACTCCACATTACATCCTTTCTATTACCCTAATAAACATGGGCTATACTAGTACCAATAGGGCTCCTTGATGGGACTTAAAAACTATATCAGTATCACGGGGCCCAATGAGGGTTACCTACCCTGCAGAGGCAGCATGTGCAGCCTCTACTGCATTCCTGACATCCTTTCTGTTACCCTCACCAACATGTGCAATAACAGCACCATTGGGGCTCACCACAGGTCTGGCATAGGGAGCATCTGGTCTAGCTTGTTTTCCACCATAGTACATCTTAAATGTTCTGTCAATTCTATCAAAAGTATAAAGTGATTACCGTAAAgtctaataaaaataaatatgattaaaacatattgtttcaaaaactaaaatattattgtgaaaaatgtaattctaaaacataacaaaaatttaaaaacctcCGTTTTCAATATTTACTATCGATATTTACCAGCGACAGAAAGTGGTTctgtgttcttttttttaaatttattttaatcagtTTAGTTTTGCTAAAATAAATGCCTGCATTAATGTTGTCAACTGTATATGGTTCTTATATTAAATCATAACgccattaaaatataaattgaaagaaGATCAGACATGTACAGAACTATGCTATAACTATAGCAATACATCCTGGACATACTTCTATACAAACAAAATCctatttatataatttgttatGATTGGTTTTCGTTATTCCGTCTTAAGTTATATTGTTATGTCTTGtgcactgttgtttgtcttttgttttgccatggcattgtcagtttgtttttgacttaagaGTTTGAATatgcctttggtatctttcaccttaCTTGTACAATGACAAGACTAAAATCCTTCTTTTAACTTACCCTGGCAGTTTACCATCTGCTGAAATCTCATTTTTCTGGTTGTTTCCTATAGTTGGTCTAGCCTGAACTATCTGTCCAAAAGCTTTAAGGTCCAACTGCACAGGTTCAGGTCTAGGCCTCTTTTCCCAGGATGGTCTGACATACTCAAATAGTCCCTGCAAAAGAATTATAGTACTGACATACTGTATCTCTAAAAAGAAATTCTAGTCATAAATTGTTTACTTTTGTCATCAATcgaataatattttaaaatcaactgTAATGATGACTAAATGACAATCATAATCAATATCACAAATTCATCAAAATAAAGAAGACAGCAACCCATGGACCAACAAtgataaaaagttaaaatgaaaCTGTAAAATATTGACCATCATAAATATGCACATGCTAAATCAAATAACAAACACTACTGGAGTGCTCAAAGTGTTGACTGTGGTTTTGCTTTTTTCTGTCATGAAAGTATAAATCACACACCTAAGAAAAGTATGTCTTGAAAATTTTACTAAtacaaaacattttgtaaatatataggAAGAAAGCAAAATTAACACATAGAGAATGGAGATCTTCAAATCAGAGTGTAAATGTTTCGTAACTCACAATTGCACAAGTCGATATCTTTTgactataaatgaaaaacaaaactacaCCATTGTGGGTCAACAAATAAGTTAACCAAAATCAATGAATACAATCtgtcaattatttcttgaattcTATAAACCGACTTATTTTGCTTTTAGCTTTTGTAGCCCATTTCTCATCAATATTTTTCGCAATTTTACATTTACTTCATGTAGTTTattaaggaaagatccaagttctACAAATCACAACAATTtctatttgtgttattttttccTACTCGAGAAGGTCATCAAATATTGCATTTTGAAAGAATTGAAACTATACTATTCCAACAATCATGAGAAgtcaatataaaatatgttaccaaaaataatattttcaaaaagttaTGTCAAAGCCACCAACCAGCTATAATAAACCATACCTCTTTGCCACCATCTCTACCATAGCCACTCTGTTTGTAGCCACCAAAGCCAGCTGCAGAATCAAACAGATTGTGGCAGTTGATCCATACAGTGCCAGCCTTGATACTGAGTGCCGCTTCCAGAGCTAATGGTATATTCTCTGTCCAAACACTACCTCCTAGTCCATAGATAGTGTTGTTAGACAGGGCAATAGCTTCCTTAGCTGTCCTGAATTTTAAAACAACTAATACGGGACCAAATATCTGCAAAGTAGAACAAGAACCATGATACTAGTACAAAAATATAAGGGGAGAATATATAAATGAGACTACTAAGGGACACCAAAAAAGTTTGTTTTCACCACTTTGAAGTATTTCATTAATGAACAgtgttgtcatttcggggtctgtTATAaccgactatgcagtatgggttttactaattgttgaaggtcatacttttttggtcacttgtggagagttgtctcattggcaatcatatcacatcttcttatttatggAGTAGTAAGTATAAGCAGGTATTgcaattaaatattatatttgatatctTAAATTTCTGGTATGAAAACCCTAAGaaacaataacatttttattgCATTGGTATTTAAAATGGCCAATAGTTCCCAAATTCAATTCTTTCAGAAATAGCCATAATTTCACATAAAAAGTAAGTAAAACTAgttttttgacaatatttgcaCTTTTATCAAATGTGTTATTTCAGGCAATATTTTTATGTCGTAAAAGTgttcaatattatatttaaaatgaatctcAGTTTTAAACTTTCCTAAAATTTATTATATtccaattcaaaattttatttaaacttaaaattgtTGACCATATGAGGTGGAAGAAAACTAGGATAATTTaagaatataaataataaatgataaaccTCACCTCCTCAACAACCACTCTAGATACTGTCTGTACATTGGTGATTATGGTGGGAGGATAGAAACAACCTGTCTTTGGTATAGCTGAAATCTGGAATATCTGTAAGAGAAATCATGTGATTTGTTATAAAGCGGCATTAGCTTTGAAATTCAATAATGTGGCTCAATAAAATGTATGAATATTTCATCATGTGTAATGGGGTCTAGACGTCATCTAACTAACCATCAAATTGACCTCTGAAAACTGCAGATGGTTATATATCCTGATATCaacatacatatacataaaaataGATAGAAACCACATGCAATTTGATTTTTCTAGgcctgttttattttgtattgtaaaaatatgtttatcatcttttttacctgtataaaaatgatatgttttaaattgaacCAAGCAACCGAATGGTTAatccttgtttcactttcaatgttgacattcttttcctttttaatagCTGGTGGGTAAAactgaaggtcacatgaatacagatGTAATaaggttgaattattcacttgcaagtgaataattcatctgTAATAATTCTCAGCTCATTTTTGGCAATTTTTGAACAAAAttggctgctaaaagcaaattatcatttcactactttcattgatgattgaacacaaaaaaaaatatcttagttttttttatctttgtattgATACCTCTTTAATGAAATCACATGACAAATGTAAGGACATGTGACACGAATCTAGAAAAGATCTAACATGTGATGTGTTTATGCCATTACATTAATAACGTGTGAGGTTATGTAAATGTTAATAAATACGCTTAAATGATCAATCTTAAATATCTGTAATTAAAAGCATGctacttttaaattattatgttaTTAAAGTTATTGAAGTTATGACCAGCAGATCCCTGGCTTATGTTTGTTCGTGGAGAAATAATCTCTTAATCCTtcaaaattacatgtacttttaatatGACGTGTgtttaattttaagtttatgcAAACTTAAAGATATTTTGGTTCACTTTGTAGGTCAtgtcaaatttaaacagttaACTTGACTTTTCATTTTAACTAGTTACAGACTCCCTTGAGAAATTTTCTAGTATTCATCTTTCAGAGTAATTTAAACTAATTTATGTTgttggccacagaccacaattaattcctctatcagttctttataaccttttgcatcattaaaaaaattgcaccatgcacttttgtccaattttttgtgtgtgtaatgtattgtcctagtccaaatatatatccaaaattcagaaagattgaagcaatcacttttacaaatttagccaatacacatccatacccctattgacaagtcaagagatgttccgaaaactgtaaatatcacccttttgcacttgacctaatcactcattccatatcaaaatcagttaaaatacaacctccaaaaatttatttgacctctcttctttcatttccacccaaaaagatttaaggaatgagtgaggaaaggaaagaaaaaaaattaaggaaaaatacactctaattaaaaggaactatattcgtggacaacgaaaagcggggtcattaattgtggtcttgggcctattaggggcctaaaacttgaccaattctaataaaacttggcatgattcaagcttagtatattataaaacaggttacaaagtttcaaagccatatgataccaaataaaaaaaatgtggcattttttatatctgaattttgggtgctgaattgtggcgttgaattagaacaattaaaactatcaaatttgagcttctaaaaaccaaaagatacca
This genomic interval carries:
- the LOC143049755 gene encoding aldehyde dehydrogenase family 16 member A1-like is translated as MAADTKTNTKNSVAEIFKSMDYGPAPEADNVAKAWLNDHDNGEFGLFIDGKWVKPDGRKTYQTKNPATGEPLATTIQGEQEDVDLAVSSAKKAYETWSKTPNHVRARHLYSIARHIQKHMRLFSVVEAMDNGKTFRETRDADIPIVVRHFYHHAGWAQLMDTEMRGWKSVGVIGGIVPWNFPLMLLTWKIAPALAMGNTVVLKPATYTRLSALLLAEVCAEAGLPPGVFNVITGNGAMGSKLADHPDVDKVAFTGSTGVGQTLRRLTAGSGKKLSLELGGKSPVVVFETADLDSTVEGVVDAIWFNQGQVCSAGSRLLVQEGIHDKLVDKLKERLTHFRVGDSLDKTVDMGAIVDESQRKSIEEYVESARQEGAEIFQISAIPKTGCFYPPTIITNVQTVSRVVVEEIFGPVLVVLKFRTAKEAIALSNNTIYGLGGSVWTENIPLALEAALSIKAGTVWINCHNLFDSAAGFGGYKQSGYGRDGGKEGLFEYVRPSWEKRPRPEPVQLDLKAFGQIVQARPTIGNNQKNEISADGKLPGIDRTFKMYYGGKQARPDAPYARPVVSPNGAVIAHVGEGNRKDVRNAVEAAHAASAGWGKRAAHNRAQIVYYMAENLELRRDEVANRIHQMTGRSMDDCKTEVDLSVQRLFHWGAYCDKYGGTVQETTLYGCTVKVHEPMGVIGIACPDEYPLLGFVSLFAPAVIRGNVIVVVPSEKYPLSALDLYQVFDTSDLPGGVVNILTGDRNHLTKYLAEHQDIQSMWYFGTTEGSKFVEYMSAENVKRTWVNYGLARDWTDPEQGQGEEFLYQSIQCKNIWIPMGDIFAN